Proteins encoded together in one Bombus vancouverensis nearcticus chromosome 14, iyBomVanc1_principal, whole genome shotgun sequence window:
- the Uros1 gene encoding uroporphyrinogen III synthase 1, producing MAPRYEKIILCRGLSEKNDSQEAYVKTLKTAGYSCDCLPTLRFEFVNISELRECLLSSSSYYGLILTSRRAAEAIKLSAKEDDDILHPWRILPVYCVGPATESFVKTHLSSDNCFGKEAGNAKELAELLVASVAKKSKPLLYPCSEIGRETIEKTLNESDINVHRIVAYRTLPSETLERDLLKFMDNMPKIFVFFSPSIVEHIVALLKTKLYDMNNIKAVAIGPVTEQALVHAGLKVFATANKPDPISLLKAISDAEKSGLDEKTE from the exons ATGGCACCGCGTtacgaaaaaataattttatgtcgTGGCTTGTCTGAAAAGAATGATTCACAAGAGGCTTACGTAAAAACGTTGAAAACGGCAGGTTATTCGTGCGACTGTTTACCTACTTTACGTTTCGAATTCGTGAATATATCGGAGCTCAGGGAATGCCTTCTGTCATCGTCTTCATACTATG GGTTGATATTAACAAGCCGACGTGCTGCAGAGGCAATTAAACTTTCTGCAAAGGAAGATGATGACATTCTACACCCCTGGAGAATTTTGCCAGTGTATTGTGTAGGACCAGCAACTGAATCTTTTGTTAAAACTCACTTAAGTTCAGACAACTGTTTTGGTAAAGAAGCTGGCAATGCCAAAGAATTAGCTGAATTGTTAGTGGCTTCTGTTGCAAAGAAATCAAAGCCCTTACTATATCCTTGTAGCGAGATAGGGCGAGAAACAATTGAAAAGACCCTTAATGAAAGTGACATAAATGTCCATAGAATAGTTGCTTATAGAACTCTGCCCAGTGAAACTTTGGAGCgtgatttattaaaattcatggACAATATGCCcaaaatatttgttttctttAGTCCATCGATAGTAGAACATATAGTAGCTCTATTGAAAACGAAATTGTACGATATGAACAATATAAAAGCAGTTGCTATTGGACCTGTGACTGAGCAAGCACTAGTCCATGCTGGTCTGAAAGTATTTGCTACTGCGAACAAACCTGATCCAATATCTCTATTGAAGGCCATTAGTGATGCTGAGAAAAGTGGACTTGATGAAAAGACtgaatga
- the Pez gene encoding protein tyrosine phosphatase non-receptor pez isoform X1: MRCLGNFFVKRVITMPFKFHLKKSRQYNVVSKNQYVICIELLDTTSIECTLSIDSLGQECLDNVTQRLGLGQPEFFGLRYISRHDSPSPRWVDMDKPLKKQLEKEAKNFSLYLRVMYYVTDVQLIQDEMTRYHYYLQLKSDVLESRFQCNSRQATLLASYLMQAEFGNYDAERHTMECLQQCTLFPKDVIQADPGGPDSLLHTAVCQYKNLVGVTQPAAEELYISIVMQLEGYGNETFSTKDNGNNEVILGISVNGIMVIYPNTQTTQFYRWKDISNVINHKKTFRIECQAEGEEPKQFIFTESRNAKYVWRLCIAQHTFYMQHQESRPMERSTNGYFDSDTNDSGDHAVSVNLDNRNAEGHTRWTSYNDLSTSPYPVVSVSSTDINNLRALLPSYRPAPDYETAVQMKYNNGGNPPQPYYANQSTIVGADISCLLGNVVNRSRY, translated from the exons ATGAGATGTTTAGGGAATTTTTTCG TTAAACGCGTTATTACGATGCCGTTTAAGTTTCATTTGAAGAAAAGTCGACAATATAATGTGGTCTCCAAAAATCAGTATGTGATCTGCATAGAACTGTTGGATACCACCTCCATAGAATGCACACTGAGTATTGATAGCCTTGGTCAGGAGTGTTTGGACAATGTGACTCAACGTTTAGGATTAGGACAGCCTGAATTCTTTGGTCTACGTTATATTTCGAGGCATGATTCTCCATCTCCAAGATGGGTTGACATGGACAAACCATTGAAGAAACAATTGGAAAAAGAAGCCAAAAATTTCAGTCTATATTTGAGGGTCATGTACTATGTTACTGATGTGCAACTCATTCAAGATGAAATGACAAG GTATCATTATTATCTTCAATTGAAAAGCGATGTTTTGGAAAGTAGATTTCAGTGTAATTCTAGGCAAGCAACTCTTTTAGCAAGTTACTTGATGCAAGCAGAATTTGGTAACTATGATGCAGAACGACATACAATGGAGTGCTTGCAACAATGTACATTATTTCCCAAG GATGTTATTCAAGCAGATCCTGGAGGGCCGGATTCTCTTTTGCATACTGCTGTATGTCAATACAAGAATCTGGTTGGTGTTACTCAGCCTGCAGCAGAGGAACTATACATTTCTATTGTTATGCAGCTAGAGGGATATGGAAATGAAACATTTTCTACTAAG GACAATGGAAATAATGAAGTGATACTAGGAATATCTGTCAATGGGATTATGGTCATCTATCCTAACACACAGACAACACAATTCTATAG ATGGAAAGATATAAGCAACGTGATCAATCACAAAAAGACGTTTAGAATAGAATGTCAAGCCGAAGGCGAGGAGCCAAAGCAATTCATATTTACCGAATCGCGCAATGCAAAATATGTGTGGCGTTTATGTATAGCACAGCACACATTTTACATGCAACATCAAGAATCTCGGCCAATGGAGAGATCAACTAATGGTTATTTC GACAGCGACACGAACGATTCGGGAGATCATGCGGTATCGGTAAATTTGGATAACAGAAATGCAGAGGGTCACACAAGATGGACTAGTTACAATGATCTCTCAACGTCACCGTATCCCGTTGTATCCGTGTCGTCTACTGACATCAACAACTTACGTGCCTTACTTCCGTCCTATAGACCAGCACCTGATTATGAAACTGCTGtccaaatgaaatataataacgGAGGAAATCCACCCCAGCCTTATTACGCTAATCAATCCACGATTGTGGGAGCAGATATTTCGTGCCTTCTTGGTAACGTAGTCAATCGAAGTAGATATTGA
- the Pez gene encoding protein tyrosine phosphatase non-receptor pez isoform X2, whose product MPFKFHLKKSRQYNVVSKNQYVICIELLDTTSIECTLSIDSLGQECLDNVTQRLGLGQPEFFGLRYISRHDSPSPRWVDMDKPLKKQLEKEAKNFSLYLRVMYYVTDVQLIQDEMTRYHYYLQLKSDVLESRFQCNSRQATLLASYLMQAEFGNYDAERHTMECLQQCTLFPKDVIQADPGGPDSLLHTAVCQYKNLVGVTQPAAEELYISIVMQLEGYGNETFSTKDNGNNEVILGISVNGIMVIYPNTQTTQFYRWKDISNVINHKKTFRIECQAEGEEPKQFIFTESRNAKYVWRLCIAQHTFYMQHQESRPMERSTNGYFDSDTNDSGDHAVSVNLDNRNAEGHTRWTSYNDLSTSPYPVVSVSSTDINNLRALLPSYRPAPDYETAVQMKYNNGGNPPQPYYANQSTIVGADISCLLGNVVNRSRY is encoded by the exons ATGCCGTTTAAGTTTCATTTGAAGAAAAGTCGACAATATAATGTGGTCTCCAAAAATCAGTATGTGATCTGCATAGAACTGTTGGATACCACCTCCATAGAATGCACACTGAGTATTGATAGCCTTGGTCAGGAGTGTTTGGACAATGTGACTCAACGTTTAGGATTAGGACAGCCTGAATTCTTTGGTCTACGTTATATTTCGAGGCATGATTCTCCATCTCCAAGATGGGTTGACATGGACAAACCATTGAAGAAACAATTGGAAAAAGAAGCCAAAAATTTCAGTCTATATTTGAGGGTCATGTACTATGTTACTGATGTGCAACTCATTCAAGATGAAATGACAAG GTATCATTATTATCTTCAATTGAAAAGCGATGTTTTGGAAAGTAGATTTCAGTGTAATTCTAGGCAAGCAACTCTTTTAGCAAGTTACTTGATGCAAGCAGAATTTGGTAACTATGATGCAGAACGACATACAATGGAGTGCTTGCAACAATGTACATTATTTCCCAAG GATGTTATTCAAGCAGATCCTGGAGGGCCGGATTCTCTTTTGCATACTGCTGTATGTCAATACAAGAATCTGGTTGGTGTTACTCAGCCTGCAGCAGAGGAACTATACATTTCTATTGTTATGCAGCTAGAGGGATATGGAAATGAAACATTTTCTACTAAG GACAATGGAAATAATGAAGTGATACTAGGAATATCTGTCAATGGGATTATGGTCATCTATCCTAACACACAGACAACACAATTCTATAG ATGGAAAGATATAAGCAACGTGATCAATCACAAAAAGACGTTTAGAATAGAATGTCAAGCCGAAGGCGAGGAGCCAAAGCAATTCATATTTACCGAATCGCGCAATGCAAAATATGTGTGGCGTTTATGTATAGCACAGCACACATTTTACATGCAACATCAAGAATCTCGGCCAATGGAGAGATCAACTAATGGTTATTTC GACAGCGACACGAACGATTCGGGAGATCATGCGGTATCGGTAAATTTGGATAACAGAAATGCAGAGGGTCACACAAGATGGACTAGTTACAATGATCTCTCAACGTCACCGTATCCCGTTGTATCCGTGTCGTCTACTGACATCAACAACTTACGTGCCTTACTTCCGTCCTATAGACCAGCACCTGATTATGAAACTGCTGtccaaatgaaatataataacgGAGGAAATCCACCCCAGCCTTATTACGCTAATCAATCCACGATTGTGGGAGCAGATATTTCGTGCCTTCTTGGTAACGTAGTCAATCGAAGTAGATATTGA